One Cucumis melo cultivar AY chromosome 8, USDA_Cmelo_AY_1.0, whole genome shotgun sequence genomic window, GACCTTCGTATTCTGGAGTTGCTTTATCCATATCTTTCCGTTTCCCTGGCTGAGAATTATTGGGGGCCCATTTAAGTTAGTTGGACTCGGATATAGCTCACTCGTATTGGGCTTTCTCTTATTGGCCCGGCCCAACTTTATATAGagggaaaaagtaaaaataaaaaaagaaaaaagcttcAACTACGTTTTACAGTTCCAAATTTAATTCTATAGTCACTTAAAGCCTCAGCTGTATTAAATCATTTTACTTTATGagattaaatttattaatacTATGCTTTTCTATGACTTATTACTCTCTTTATCGGAGAGCTTTGAAAgctaaaaaaattgttttttgttagttataaatattttttttgtattatatatattaggaaaattgttattaataacataaagaaaaggaaaaaggtaTTTTCTGTggattttgtaaatagtttcactTTTATCCTATCcacaataatttaaaaattattcatTTTCTACGAATGTCTTCTAACCTGCCACAATTTTTTACAGTAACACAAGTAAATTtcaagccttttttttttttttttaattggaactcaaatatttattttaaaaaaatttaaataaattgattttttaaaaaaataaaaactgcTTGTTTTATTGCggcattttcaaaaatataaaaatagtaaaatatttacgaggCCTACcgtataaaatacaaaaaatttacatatgactacaatttattttttcaattttatcatttaatatTGTTAAATTTAGGCagacttttttttcaaaacttgttaTAGGATGTTTAGATCTGGTTAAACAATTTTTTGCTacttgtttagatttgtctatttcctttttttttacacgatactactcaaatctaaatgatttttcatatacacgatcttttagattttacgGTCGTTCaggttatccaaatttaaacgaaggaaaaaatgaagaaaagaagtaagacgatagaaagaaatcacaagaataaagacgatggaaagactaaacgatgtaaaaaagaatcagaaaagaagaaagacaatttAACGATGGAaagacgtaaaaaaaaaaaggaaaataagaaagatgatggaaagaaatcgtagaaaaaagaattaaaaaaaagcGATGAAAGAAATGTCTTTCCTCATCCAAAAATGAAAATGCAAACCTGAAAATTacccgtaaatagtttggtattttgttcAATAATTAAATGGGTaaacaaaatggaaaagaattaaatttagAATGCAATTTAAGGAATAAATTTTGTGGCctaatggaaaaagaaaatagtacTTGGATTGGGATGTAATTAGTGCTTTTGTTTGTCTTGTTAGGGAACTTTTAATAGTACTtcaaaaaggaaagaaatggGTAGTaataaaaaggaagaaaattcttatggttataaacaaaaaaaaaaaaaaaaaaaaaaaaggaagaagaagttttcataaaataaaataataaattgtttaggGCTATTTATTCAGTGTCCTGAACCAAAATTGGGAGAAACCGTTAGAGAACAAGAGACCCGAATCCGAATCCGAATCTCATGCTGTTCCTTTTTTGTAAGTACTTCTCTTCCAAACTTCGCATTTGCCGCTATCGAATTAAGAAAACATTCGCGATTCCATTCTATATTTTACGGTCCACAAACCAAGTCTTCCCGTAATTTGGATTTTTAGCATAATTGCTTCTGCTGAGTTCTCCGTCTTTGCTGTCGACcgatttctttcttcttcagcAATATCTTCGTAGCCACCGTCTCGTCTCTTGCAGTTGATTATCTGCCACTCGACGATGGCAATTAGTCATCAGCATCTCAAACTGGAAGACCCTTTTCTTCATAATTACAAGCCCTCGGAGCTAAAGATCGCTTCTGAGTTTCTCACCACTTGGCTTCCGTTTCTTTCCAAGGATCTCTGCGGAGGCTGCACCAAATTGCTCTCGGATCGTATCCGCACCCTCGATCCAGGTAATTTTTTGTTGCTTTTTTATTCGTTCTCGATAAATTATTGCATGAGGGGTGTTAGAGAGAATGACCCATCTAATTTCTTTTCGAATCTCTTAAATAATTGAGTGTGTGAAgggaattttttaatattttgaagaGTGGGGAAttgatttttattaaattagaGTTCTTAGATTTCTTCATGTGTTGTGTTACTAAAAAGAGTGACGGGTCTGATGTGTTTGGTAATTTACATGATCTGTTTCTTTGGTTTGCACGATCTTGCTACCCCTGTTTAATCATTAGCATAATCTGATGGAATTCTCGAACTTAACAATGTTGTAGCCGACCGTTCCGACGAGAATTCAGGTTCTGCACCACCAGTGGAAGACATGCATGAAAGTAACGGTAATCAGGATGATGCTTTTGATGCAAATTCTCTTGGAAGTTGGAAAGATGAAGCGGAAACAAATTCATTAGGGAGTTGGAAAGATGGCATGAACGGAGGGAATGAAGCTGATGGAGGACCTGAAAATTCTTCTAGTGATCTGCCCTCTAAATTAAATTCCACCAAGACCTCAGGCCCTCGAATGTCGTGGGCTGATATGACTCAGGAAGATGAACtagaagaagaggaagatgagTATGAATCAGAAAAAAGATTAGTGAGTCTTAATGAGTCCACACGGAAGTTAACAATATCGAAGGTTATTGAGAGGCCAAAGCTGTCTAGAGAGCAGAGAGAGCATATCAGATTCATGAATGTTGGACGGAAGAAAGATTTTATTTGTCTGGAGAGGTTTAAAGGAAAACTAGTGAATATTCTTGAAGGACTTGAACTTCATACGTGTATTTTTAGTGCTGCAGAACAGACGAGAATAGTTGATCATGTTTATGCACTTCAGGAGATGGGCAAGAGGGGTGAATTAAGAGGTAATTTTTCCCGTTTGCATATTAATTATCTCTATTTTCTACTGAATGCTGACATAGTGGTTCAAGTGTATATAACTTGGGATTTATCCTATTCCTCATTAGTTTTTGTTTAGCATGTTATGTACGATGTACCTGGGTCATCTAATATATTGCATCAGTACAGTATGGTATAGCATAATAGCAACTATAAAGCTGGTAGCTAGTGACAAGTACGATCTAACGACCCATCCCTACTTCAGTTCCATTTAGTTTTTCTTGTAGTAGTATGTAAGGTAATAAGCTAATATCATTTTAGTCAAAACAAAGGGTAAAACTATGTGGAATGAAGCCAGCAGTCATTGAGTAGGTGGTTTTGGGTGGAGTAAGTTGGGTAAATGTCCCAAGGCAATGGAGGAGTAGGTTGGTGTGTTAATTgtggtgtgtgtgtgtggggggggggggggggggggggggggggagtggaTATTTTAGCTTTCGTTGAGCAAGGTAGTGAGAATTATGTATTTGACTATACAGTAGTAGTTCTTGAGGGAGAGATCACCGACCCTCTTGAATTGGCTAGGTGATTTTTGTTATTTCCCCTTGTAATCTTTTTCCTGATGTTAGTTATACAATATAGTAAGAAGGTAACCTTACAACCAAATTACCAAGCAAATTTGAACAAATAGCCTTTTTCTCCATCCTCTTTGATTGATTGTATGTGAAATTCAGACTTTCCCTTGCTAAAAGGGTGACCAATTGGATTCCTTGAAGTAAAATCACCAGCTTTCCTCCAATTAGAGCTAGATAAGCCAATAGGATATGATTTCAAAATAAAGCAGCAAAAGGGGAAGTAAGAAGTAATGAAGACATGTAGCAACAATTCATTGTCCTTTTGACAAAGGACACAACAGTTAGTGAGGAAGCAATTCAAATTTCAAGGGacttttccttttaattttctcttcttttcttttgtggAACATCAACAGTGCAAGAGCTTCCACGACTAAGTTTCCACAAGAAAAGTTCTGATTTTCATTGGGGAAGTACCCTTCCACAAACGCAAGTGTAGAGCTATGTGTTGGTGTAATGTTGAGGATGTGATTCTTTGGGTGAAGGATTTTGATGTGAAGGGGTCCATTTGTCCAATGGTCATCTCCAACACTCTTTATTTTCTATCGTGTACAAGCATGACAATTCCacacacccccccccccccccccccgttttttctttcttttgattgAAAACGTGACAATGACTCTAACAGAACACCACATTcaccatttttaaaattttgcagAACGAACATTTTCAGCTCCCAAAAAGTGGATGAAGGGAAAGGGGCGTGTAACTATGCAGTTTGGGTGCTGTTACAATTATGCACCTGTGAGTCTATCTGATTGCTAAGTTGGTGTGGTTCTTTTTAATTGCATTTAACTTTCCACTTTTGGGATTCCACTAGTTGTGATGCTCATCTTGTACCCCTAATTAGAGTATCATGTTTAATGAAGTGTAAATCATTGTAATGACAGGATAAAAATGGCAATCCTCCTGGAATTCTTCGAAGTGAAATTGTGGATCCAATACCTTCTCTCTTTAAGGTGATCATTAGAAGGTTGGTGAGGTGGCATGTGCTTCCTCCAACATGTGTTCCTGATAGTTGCATTGTGAACATCTATGACGAAGGGGACTGTATTCCTCCACATATTGACAACCACGATTTTGTTCGACCTTTTTGCACTGTGTCATTTCTCAGTGAATGCAATATTGTTTTTGGAACAAATCTTTCTATTGTAGGACCAGGTGAATTTTCAGGGCCAATTGCAATCCCTCTGCCTGTGGGGTATGTATAATATGCAATTAACTATGTTTACTTTCATGGTCAATTACCCCTTTCCATCTCTGCAGGTTGTCCATTGCCTCAGATTTTTAATCTTATTGTTATTCATTTTCTCCTAGGTCCGTTCTTGTGTTAAATGGAAATGGAGCTGATGTTGCTAAGCATTGTGTACCTGCAGTCCCTACAAAGAGGTATAATCAGGAAGTCTGTTTTGCTTGTTTATGATTCTGGATTCTGTTTGGACACGACCTTTACTTGCTAGTTATTCAACCTAACTTGCCTTTTTTCTGGTTTACTTTAGAATATCAATTACATTTAGAAGGATAGACGAGTCCAAAAGGCCAATTGAGTATTCTTCAGAACCGGATTTACAGGGAATCCAACCATTGCCCTATGAAGCAAGAGTAAATGATGTACCACCTTCTCCTGTATCATCGGAAAGGGAAATAAGGAGGCAGCCATTTAGGGGGGGTGGCCATATGAGAACCAGGGGATCTGGGAACAGAGGCGACCCTCGATATGATCCACAGAATCCAGGTAGAGGAGCTCGACATAGTTCAGCAGATAAGAAGAGCAGAGTAAATTGAGGCAACTAAAGAGTAGCATTCATTTATCAGTCCATTTTTCCGCATCAGACAGTTGGGTGTTAAGAGTTATACATAAAGTCCTCAAGGAGACTGGTTTGCAAGCTGTATAACGTTACCATGTTGGCATATTAGTTATTATTCATTTGTGTACCAAGAATTTTCCAAGCAATTATTAGCACGCTTTAGATGCTGTCATATTTGTTATAGTCCTTTATTATTTTGTTACTTTGTTACTGAATGTTGTAAAAAAATCGAGTTTCTGCCCTTGGGAGTGTCCGATAGATCCAAAACACAACTCTGAAGGCAGAATTCTTAAATGGATCTAGATCATACCTTGGGGAATGAGAAACAAAAGCATAAATATGTTTGTTCTACATCAAATAGCATTGAAGTCAGAGGCAACGCTGCTGATTAACCAGTTTCAAGCTGTCTTGTACAAGAGCATTTCATCAGGATTTTCCTCTGAGAATTTGtgttcatatttatttatttattgtatgGGCCTTGTGATGACTGGCTGGTTAAAATGTGTTGAgcatattttcttttctttgcgTTGGTGAAATGTGTAGAGGATTGATTATCTGATATAAAGTCGAATTTTAgcctgttttttcttttattattatttgaatcttcTCCAAATATGATAAATTTGAGTACTTAAGCTTCTTGTAGGAGTGAGAATATTTTGAAGGGATTTTAGGTCTGCCAAATAAACTGGAGATGGGTTATGGCAGGGGATTCTCTGTTGCttcatatataaataaatgtaaATTAAAAGCCACTTCCTCAATTGTTAAATATTGAAGACGGGACCATGAAATTCAACATCCAAAAAAAGCTACTCTACATGGAAGTTTAGAATGGGCCACTATCATTCACAACCCACTGCACTCTTCTTTGCCAGTAAATCTCAAGATTTGAACTTCAACATCATTCTCTGCATATATTATCATGCCTTCTTGTTATGATCCTCTTGAACTGATGCAACATCCCAAAAACAAAACCAGGAAACCTTTACTTCTTAACGTCACTGAATCATCATGTTCAGCAATAGAGGCCTTCTGTTTAACATAGTCCAATTTTTGTCTAACCAGCCTAAACAATTTGGTTCggtttttcaaatttaaaaccAAACAGAAATCGAACATTTTTCGTACAAACTGAATTTTCCATCAAGATCCCTAAATTGATCAACAATTATATGAGAGTTTATAACAATAATGTCTTAAAAGGGTATAATAAAGGTTGATTgatcatgatatatatatagtcGTAAAAGATAGATATAGGTAAAATAGGAGTTGAATTTGTCATTAATGAAGGAACAGAAaatcttcaaaattttaaagCCCCTGTCTGTGTTTGTGTTTCTGagtgtttaattaattgaaactGCATGAGAAGAAAAGGGTCCACCCTAAAAGGCCACAGCAATGGGAAGTAAAAGTAAAAGCACATATATTATTTAACCTAAaaagaaacttaaaaaaaaCGTAATAAGAGGGAAAGGTCAGTACAGTAGGTACCCAGTATTATTCCATCTATCCATATTTAtgccttttcttcttttattatggGGTTTGGTTGTTTTCTACGAGCAGTTTGTATGAAATAACAgagttggatttttttttttttcgttttacaAAATTGGCACTCTTTAAAAATTCGTTCAAACAATATTGAGATTGACAACCAAGATTgccataaaaaaaattgaaattatgaATTCTATTTCTTAGTCATTGTCCACAAACTAAACcctaatataaatatttttttaggtAAAAAAGTTGTGGCTAGGGTTTTTTCTTTACCTGGTTACAAGTCTCTATCCTAAGGAGTGAAATCATAATATactcaattttctttttttaaaaaaataggtgTATTATAGAGAGATATGGAATGATATTGTGATGTATGTTGAGTGATATGGGTgagaaaatgagagagagagagagagagagagagagagaaaaagagattTATGATTACCCGGAAGAAAAGGGAGATTTTTGTACCTAAAACCCTACACCCCCCCCTCTCTAAACCCACTTCCCCCATCAGCTAAGCCCTTCACCATTCCTTTTAAACTCAGTTCAACACTACCTTTGGTTCTAATTTATTAGATTTAGTTCTTATCCTGAAAACTATTATTATGGTTTAATGAAATTTCTTAACATTGATAAACAGATCGAGAGTCATTGCTTATTGAAGTTTTCAacacttaattttaatttagttttcaCGATTTCCATGGATTAAAtcattgtttattattatttttattttgtttatagaGATGATAGGGGGTAGAAGAGTGGTAGTGTTTTGACACTGACAAAACCAAGTCTAAAAAGTTGATCAACTTTGAAGCAAGAGTGCAACACATTTGGCcaataaaacaaaaatgaaattgtAAAATTGATGTTATTGAATTTGatgtgtttttttattatattattaatggCTCAAAAGCCCATAAAAATGCATGATAAGGAAAGGCATATCTCATGATGGGGTTTGTCAAAATCAAACAAATAATGTATGTAATCTTTAAAAGTTGTAATTAATTATACATTGGAATTGGAGAAAAGGAATGAGACAGTTAACACAACACAACACACCATGAATATTGAATTCAACGAAAACAAAACCTATCCCTTCATCTTCTCTTTATTCACCACATTAATTACCAAACCTAcattcattctttcttttcaaaacaCAACAAcaacattattattatcattaatttcttctattttatctaattaatttTATGTAACAACCACATTACATAAATTGTTTCTAGGGATTAccttatactaaaaaaaaaaaattcaaatttcaataaatacACAATAATTAGTTGTTAATTACCACATCCATGCAAaactttatttattaaattctacctgtttattgatatttttgttgttttatgtTGAATTTAGTAGTTGATTAACTTAACTTCATAGAATCTCACAGGTTTATGGttaaaattgatttaatttaacATATAGACAACTTTTATGTAataatagaaaacaaaatacaaaCTAAGAGACACACTTGATTCTTACTTCTATAAATTACCTTCTTCATAAGCTGTATGAAATTCAGATGACTTTTTAGTTCCACATACCAATAATTAACACTCGAAAAAAggacaaaaatttaaaaaaaaaaatctttaatgTATTTTTAAGTATAAATAGGGAATGAGCATTTAAATTAAGATCTTTTAATTCttaaatataaacatatattgaggtaagttttttattaaaagaaaatcaaaactTTGAAAGTCCATATtgcaaacaaaataaaaataaaaagacaatggagcataatataaaatagtggaggcagaaaaagaaaaaccctagtTAGGGCTATCTAATTAAAAAGAAGATCACAGAAACATGAtcaattttctttgttttttcttgatacataaaaattaaaacattatcttgggagttgggaacatatacatgtgtgtgtatatatatccCTAATTCCACAGTTAAATCATTGGGTTATGGAGTTGATAGGTTGGGGAATATATGTATAAATGAGAGAGAGAATTATGAATTATTATTAGGAGATTTTGGTAAataattgattgtttttttttaagagaaaaagagaaaagaaaatagagaaaatgGGGTGTTTTGTGCAGAGAAATAATGAAATGAGATGAGAGGATTGGGAATTTGATTGGACATTTGTGAGTGAAAATTTatgaatataattattatggggTTTTTGGGGGAAAAATGAATGTGAAAACAAATTGGAAGAGGAGGGAGAGAGGTGACTGAACAAAAAAGGGATCAATAGATTCTACAATTCAAAGTGGATCTTAGTATGATCTTTTCTTATATCCATTTTTTCCCAAAAGTTgtcacttttttattttttttattttacactAACAATTAATTTCTCTCAAATATATAATAgtaattttctcttcttttaattaatttattctCATCTCTGA contains:
- the LOC103485120 gene encoding RNA demethylase ALKBH9B → MAISHQHLKLEDPFLHNYKPSELKIASEFLTTWLPFLSKDLCGGCTKLLSDRIRTLDPADRSDENSGSAPPVEDMHESNGNQDDAFDANSLGSWKDEAETNSLGSWKDGMNGGNEADGGPENSSSDLPSKLNSTKTSGPRMSWADMTQEDELEEEEDEYESEKRLVSLNESTRKLTISKVIERPKLSREQREHIRFMNVGRKKDFICLERFKGKLVNILEGLELHTCIFSAAEQTRIVDHVYALQEMGKRGELRERTFSAPKKWMKGKGRVTMQFGCCYNYAPDKNGNPPGILRSEIVDPIPSLFKVIIRRLVRWHVLPPTCVPDSCIVNIYDEGDCIPPHIDNHDFVRPFCTVSFLSECNIVFGTNLSIVGPGEFSGPIAIPLPVGSVLVLNGNGADVAKHCVPAVPTKRISITFRRIDESKRPIEYSSEPDLQGIQPLPYEARVNDVPPSPVSSEREIRRQPFRGGGHMRTRGSGNRGDPRYDPQNPGRGARHSSADKKSRVN